A region from the Sulfurivermis fontis genome encodes:
- a CDS encoding riboflavin synthase subunit alpha, with amino-acid sequence MFTGIVQGTAEIVAIVEKQDLRTHTVRLPPALLPGLQPGASVAHNGCCLTVTAIDGDRVSFDLMRETLRLTNLGSLQVGDRVNVERAARFGDDIGGHAMSGHIMGTAEVTQVLESANNRQVWFRLPETLRKYVFTKGYIGIDGISLTIGEVRGDEFCVNLIPETLARTNIAARRPGDRINLEIDPQTQAIVDTVERVLAERMRDNQSAS; translated from the coding sequence ATGTTCACCGGCATCGTCCAGGGCACCGCCGAAATCGTCGCCATCGTGGAGAAACAGGACCTGCGCACCCATACCGTGCGCCTGCCGCCGGCCCTGCTGCCCGGCCTGCAACCGGGCGCCTCGGTGGCCCACAACGGCTGCTGCCTCACCGTCACCGCCATCGACGGCGACCGCGTCTCCTTCGACCTGATGCGCGAAACCCTGCGCCTGACCAACCTGGGCAGCCTGCAGGTGGGCGACCGCGTCAATGTGGAACGTGCCGCCCGCTTCGGCGACGACATCGGCGGCCATGCCATGTCCGGCCACATCATGGGGACGGCCGAGGTGACGCAAGTGCTGGAGAGCGCGAACAACCGCCAGGTGTGGTTCCGCCTACCGGAGACCCTGCGCAAGTACGTCTTCACCAAGGGCTACATCGGCATCGACGGCATCAGCCTCACCATCGGTGAGGTGCGCGGCGACGAATTCTGCGTCAACCTGATCCCGGAAACCCTGGCGCGCACCAACATCGCCGCACGCCGCCCCGGCGACCGCATCAATCTGGAGATCGATCCGCAGACCCAGGCCATCGTCGACACGGTGGAGCGGGTGCTGGCGGAACGGATGCGCGACAACCAGAGCGCATCGTAA
- the argE gene encoding acetylornithine deacetylase, with amino-acid sequence MTTPPPSLHDMLAALIAAPSMSSVSPEFDTSNRPVIDLLALWLSGMGFQVEVLPLPSQPHKANLIATLGQGPGGLVLAGHTDTVPYDEGRWNHDPFRLTEADGRYYGLGTSDMKGFFALAIEAARGFQAGDLKQPLILLATADEESSMEGAQALVELGRPRARHAVIGEPTGLRPVNAHKGILMEGIRLTGRSGHSSDPSLGNSALEGMHKVIGELLTWRGELQARHRDPRFTVPVPTLNLGHIHGGDNPNRICGQCDLHIDLRPLPGMELDELRATLEQRLGETLAGSGLHLEVRRLFHGTPAMHTPATAAIVQTAEQLSGHSAQAVAFCTEGPYLNRLGMDTIILGPGDIAQAHQPDEYLALERIDPMVGILKGLIQRFCL; translated from the coding sequence ATGACCACACCGCCGCCCTCCCTGCACGACATGCTCGCCGCCCTGATCGCCGCCCCCTCCATGAGCAGCGTCAGCCCGGAGTTCGACACCAGCAACCGGCCGGTCATCGACCTGCTGGCGCTGTGGCTTTCCGGCATGGGGTTCCAGGTGGAGGTGCTGCCGCTGCCCAGCCAGCCCCACAAGGCCAACCTCATCGCCACCCTGGGCCAGGGGCCGGGCGGCCTGGTGCTGGCCGGCCATACCGACACCGTGCCCTACGACGAAGGGCGCTGGAACCATGATCCATTCCGCCTCACCGAGGCGGACGGGCGCTACTACGGTCTCGGCACCTCGGACATGAAGGGATTTTTCGCCCTCGCCATCGAGGCGGCGCGCGGGTTTCAGGCCGGTGATTTGAAGCAGCCGCTGATCCTCCTCGCCACTGCCGACGAGGAAAGTTCCATGGAAGGCGCCCAGGCCCTGGTGGAACTGGGCCGGCCGCGGGCACGTCATGCCGTCATCGGCGAACCCACCGGCCTGCGCCCGGTGAACGCCCACAAGGGTATCCTGATGGAGGGGATCCGTCTCACCGGCCGCTCCGGCCACTCCAGCGATCCCTCCCTCGGCAACAGCGCCCTGGAGGGCATGCACAAGGTCATCGGCGAACTGCTCACCTGGCGCGGCGAACTGCAAGCCCGCCACCGCGACCCGCGCTTCACCGTGCCGGTGCCCACCCTCAACCTGGGCCACATCCACGGCGGCGACAATCCCAACCGCATCTGCGGCCAGTGCGATCTGCACATCGACCTGCGCCCCCTGCCCGGCATGGAACTGGACGAACTGCGCGCCACCCTGGAACAGCGCCTGGGCGAGACCCTGGCCGGCAGCGGCCTGCACCTGGAGGTGCGGCGCCTGTTCCACGGCACCCCGGCGATGCACACCCCGGCCACCGCCGCCATCGTGCAAACCGCCGAACAACTCAGCGGCCACAGCGCCCAGGCCGTCGCCTTCTGCACCGAGGGGCCGTACCTGAACCGCCTCGGCATGGACACCATCATCCTCGGCCCGGGTGACATCGCCCAGGCACACCAACCGGACGAATACCTGGCGCTGGAGCGGATCGATCCCATGGTCGGCATTCTCAAAGGGCTGATTCAGCGGTTCTGTTTGTAA
- the phoB gene encoding phosphate regulon transcriptional regulator PhoB — protein MTATTILIVEDEPAIREMVVMALERAGYQMLQAGSAEEAEQVLANGLPALILLDWMLPGMSGIELARRLRRDDYTRATPIIMLTARSEEDDRIRGLEVGADDYIAKPFSTRELQARIKAVLRRSQPHDDEGVLVVSDLKVDTSSHRVTAGEQALEMGPTEFRLLHFFMSHPERVYSRSQLLDMVWGRGAYVEERTVDVHIRRLRKALEPSGHDNLIQTVRGAGYRFSQQV, from the coding sequence ATGACAGCCACAACCATACTCATCGTCGAGGACGAGCCGGCCATCCGTGAAATGGTGGTGATGGCCCTGGAGCGGGCCGGCTACCAGATGTTGCAGGCGGGCAGCGCCGAAGAGGCGGAGCAGGTACTCGCCAACGGCCTGCCGGCGCTGATCCTGCTGGACTGGATGCTGCCCGGCATGAGCGGTATCGAACTGGCGCGCCGGCTGCGCCGCGACGACTACACCCGCGCCACCCCGATCATCATGCTCACCGCGCGCAGCGAGGAAGATGACCGCATCCGCGGTCTCGAGGTCGGCGCCGACGATTACATCGCCAAGCCGTTCTCCACCCGCGAATTGCAGGCACGCATCAAGGCGGTACTGCGTCGCAGCCAGCCCCACGACGACGAGGGCGTGCTGGTGGTGAGCGACCTCAAGGTGGATACCTCCAGCCACCGCGTCACCGCCGGTGAGCAGGCGCTGGAGATGGGGCCGACGGAGTTCCGTCTGCTGCACTTTTTCATGTCGCACCCGGAGCGGGTGTACAGCCGTTCCCAGCTGCTCGACATGGTGTGGGGGCGCGGCGCCTATGTGGAGGAGCGCACGGTGGACGTGCACATCCGCCGTCTGCGCAAGGCCCTGGAGCCGAGCGGCCACGACAACCTGATCCAGACGGTGCGCGGCGCCGGCTACCGTTTCTCCCAGCAGGTATAA
- the ilvD gene encoding dihydroxy-acid dehydratase, translating to MPAYRSWTSTHGRNMAGARALWRATGMKEDDFNKPIIAIANSFTQFVPGHVHLKDLGQLVAREIEAAGGVAKEFNTIAIDDGIAMGHGGMLYSLPSRELIADAVEYMVNAHCADALVCISNCDKITPGMLNAALRLNIPVIFVSGGPMEAGKAVVHEKTVALDLIDAMIMAADPKESDADVEIVERSACPTCGSCSGMFTANSMNCLTEALGLSLPGNGSLVATHADRERLFKEAGRMIVALARRYYEGNDESVLPRSIANFQAFENAMSLDIAMGGSTNTILHLLAAAEEAGVKFTMADIDRLSRKVPHLCKVAPSIQTYHMEDVHRAGGVIGILGELDRAGLLNRDCKTVHAATMAEAIALWDVRLTEDQKRKDFYRAAPGGVPTTVAFSQNKRYESLDVDRANGCIRDVAHAYSQDGGLAVLYGNLAVDGCVVKTAGVDAAILKFSGPAVICESQEEAVEKILGDQVKAGDVVIVRYEGPRGGPGMQEMLYPTSYIKSKGLGKACALITDGRFSGGTSGLSIGHVSPEAAEGGNIGLVENGDIIEIDIPNRSIRIAVSDEELARRRAAMEAKGNQAWKPANRDRQVSAALKAYAAMTTSAARGAVRDVSQLEK from the coding sequence ATGCCCGCATACCGTTCCTGGACCAGCACTCACGGCCGCAACATGGCCGGCGCCCGCGCCCTGTGGCGCGCCACCGGCATGAAGGAAGACGATTTCAACAAGCCGATCATCGCCATCGCCAACTCCTTCACCCAGTTCGTGCCGGGCCACGTCCACCTCAAGGACCTGGGGCAGCTGGTGGCGCGCGAGATCGAGGCCGCCGGCGGCGTGGCCAAGGAGTTCAACACCATCGCCATCGACGACGGCATCGCCATGGGCCACGGCGGCATGCTGTATTCGCTGCCCAGCCGCGAGCTGATCGCCGACGCCGTGGAGTACATGGTGAACGCTCATTGCGCCGATGCCCTGGTGTGCATCTCCAACTGCGACAAGATCACCCCGGGCATGCTCAACGCCGCCTTGCGCCTCAATATCCCCGTTATCTTCGTCTCCGGCGGGCCGATGGAGGCGGGCAAGGCGGTGGTGCACGAGAAGACCGTGGCGCTGGACCTCATCGATGCCATGATCATGGCCGCCGATCCCAAGGAGAGCGACGCCGACGTCGAGATCGTCGAGCGTTCCGCCTGTCCCACCTGCGGCTCCTGCTCCGGCATGTTCACCGCCAATTCCATGAACTGCCTCACCGAGGCGCTGGGGCTGTCGCTGCCGGGCAACGGCTCGCTGGTGGCGACCCACGCCGATCGCGAGCGCCTGTTCAAGGAGGCCGGCCGCATGATCGTGGCACTGGCCAGGCGTTATTACGAAGGCAATGACGAGTCGGTGCTGCCGCGTTCCATCGCCAACTTCCAGGCCTTCGAGAACGCCATGTCTCTGGACATCGCCATGGGCGGTTCCACCAACACCATCCTGCACCTGCTCGCCGCGGCGGAAGAGGCCGGCGTCAAGTTCACCATGGCCGACATCGATCGCCTGTCGCGCAAGGTGCCGCACCTGTGCAAGGTGGCGCCGTCGATCCAGACCTATCACATGGAAGACGTGCACCGCGCCGGTGGCGTCATCGGTATCCTCGGCGAGCTGGACCGCGCCGGCTTGTTGAACCGCGACTGCAAGACCGTGCATGCCGCCACCATGGCCGAGGCCATCGCCTTGTGGGATGTGCGCCTGACCGAGGATCAGAAGCGCAAGGACTTCTACCGCGCCGCCCCCGGCGGCGTGCCCACCACCGTTGCCTTCAGCCAGAACAAGCGTTACGAAAGCCTGGATGTGGATCGCGCGAACGGCTGTATCCGCGACGTCGCTCACGCCTACAGCCAGGACGGCGGCCTCGCCGTGCTGTACGGCAATCTCGCCGTGGATGGTTGCGTGGTGAAGACCGCCGGCGTCGACGCTGCGATCCTCAAGTTCTCCGGCCCGGCGGTGATCTGTGAAAGCCAGGAAGAGGCGGTGGAAAAAATACTCGGCGACCAGGTGAAGGCCGGCGACGTGGTGATCGTGCGTTACGAGGGTCCGCGCGGCGGCCCCGGCATGCAGGAAATGCTCTACCCCACCTCGTACATCAAGTCCAAGGGACTGGGCAAGGCCTGCGCCCTGATCACCGACGGGCGTTTCTCCGGCGGCACCTCCGGCCTGTCCATCGGCCATGTCTCACCCGAGGCCGCCGAGGGCGGCAACATCGGCCTGGTGGAAAACGGCGACATTATCGAAATCGACATTCCCAACCGCTCTATCCGCATCGCCGTTAGCGACGAGGAACTGGCGCGGCGCCGCGCGGCGATGGAGGCCAAGGGAAACCAGGCCTGGAAGCCGGCCAACCGTGACCGTCAGGTGTCGGCGGCACTCAAGGCGTATGCCGCGATGACCACCTCCGCCGCGCGCGGCGCGGTGCGGGATGTATCGCAGCTGGAAAAGTGA
- a CDS encoding RimK family protein, whose translation MTTQIIVVEDAADWKFDGLDYPVVNVDDYFTGKEYFNLKHVQVINLCRSYKYLSVAYYCSLLAEARNHKVIPSVKSMLDLSSKAMYSLNAVNLDEEVAKSLRKYRKDSPERVFEMDVFFGKCLFEPMADLARQIFETFPCPLLRVGFRRSESVWHIESIKPLSLHKLDSENRAFFAEQLHGYLKKRWRSPKSRSQARYDLAILYNYDDPLPPSNRKALQRFIKAGRALDIDIEIIDRKDYSRLAEYDALFIRETTNINHYTYRFAKKAESEGMVVMDDPQSILRCTNKVYLAELLRANKVPAPRTVIAGRNDLKAAEEAIGYPMVLKVPDGSFSRGVVKAETPEQMRQEAERLFKSSELILAQEYLYTEFDWRIGILNRKPIFACKYFMSKKHWQIVHHESDGTFEEGGWKTLAVEQAPAEVVAIALKAANLIGDGLYGVDLKQTDKGIYVIEVNDNPNIDAGVEDQVLKEDLYRQILAEFVRRLELQHLRQR comes from the coding sequence ATGACTACGCAGATTATCGTGGTGGAGGATGCGGCGGACTGGAAGTTCGACGGCCTCGACTATCCGGTGGTGAACGTCGATGACTATTTCACCGGCAAGGAATACTTCAATCTCAAGCATGTGCAGGTGATCAACCTGTGCCGCAGCTACAAGTATCTCAGCGTGGCCTATTACTGCTCGCTGCTGGCCGAGGCGCGCAATCACAAGGTGATCCCGTCGGTGAAGAGTATGCTGGATCTGTCCAGCAAGGCGATGTATAGCCTGAATGCCGTCAATCTCGACGAGGAGGTGGCGAAGAGTCTGCGCAAATACCGCAAGGACAGTCCCGAGCGGGTGTTCGAGATGGATGTGTTCTTCGGCAAGTGTCTGTTCGAGCCGATGGCCGACCTGGCCCGGCAGATCTTCGAGACCTTCCCCTGCCCGTTGCTGCGCGTCGGTTTCCGTCGTTCCGAAAGTGTCTGGCACATCGAATCCATCAAACCCTTGTCGCTGCACAAGCTGGACAGCGAAAACCGTGCCTTTTTCGCCGAGCAATTGCACGGCTACCTGAAGAAACGCTGGCGCTCACCCAAATCGCGCAGTCAGGCGCGCTACGACCTGGCCATCCTGTACAACTACGACGACCCGCTGCCGCCGTCCAACCGCAAGGCCTTGCAACGCTTCATCAAGGCCGGACGCGCGCTGGACATCGATATCGAGATCATCGATCGCAAGGACTACTCCCGTCTCGCCGAATACGATGCCCTGTTCATCCGCGAGACCACCAATATCAACCACTACACCTATCGCTTCGCCAAAAAGGCGGAAAGCGAGGGCATGGTGGTAATGGACGATCCGCAGTCGATCCTGCGCTGTACCAACAAGGTCTATCTGGCGGAACTACTGCGCGCCAACAAGGTGCCGGCGCCGCGCACGGTGATCGCCGGGCGCAACGACCTCAAGGCGGCGGAGGAGGCTATCGGCTACCCGATGGTGCTGAAGGTGCCGGACGGCTCGTTCTCCCGCGGCGTGGTCAAGGCCGAGACGCCGGAGCAGATGCGGCAGGAGGCGGAGCGGCTGTTCAAGAGCTCGGAGCTAATCCTGGCGCAGGAATACCTCTACACCGAATTCGACTGGCGCATCGGCATCCTCAATCGCAAGCCGATCTTCGCCTGCAAATACTTCATGTCGAAGAAGCACTGGCAGATCGTGCACCACGAATCCGACGGCACTTTCGAGGAGGGGGGTTGGAAGACCCTGGCGGTGGAGCAGGCGCCGGCGGAGGTGGTGGCTATCGCCCTCAAGGCGGCCAATCTGATCGGTGACGGCCTCTACGGTGTGGACCTGAAACAGACCGACAAGGGTATCTACGTCATCGAGGTGAACGATAACCCCAATATCGATGCGGGCGTCGAGGACCAGGTGCTGAAAGAGGATCTGTATCGCCAGATTCTGGCGGAGTTCGTGCGCCGCCTGGAGTTGCAGCACCTGCGCCAGCGTTGA
- the rimI gene encoding ribosomal protein S18-alanine N-acetyltransferase has translation MIRPATAEDIDALVEIENRCFDTDRLSRRSFRHMITKAHAALLLDEDGGAVRGYVLLLFNAGTSLARMYSIAVDPQYRGRGIGRQLMLAAEQAALAQDCVTLRLEVRVDNASSIALYESMGYRRFGVYDDYYEDHMDALRYEKRLLPSLRPDMARVPYYEQTLEFTCGPAALMMAMGALDPAIELNRRLELRLWRESTTVFMTSGHGGCGPFGLALAAHHRGFEVEVYVNDEGALFVDSVRAEEKKEVIRLVQDDFTEEMAQLGLPLHYRRITVGEMKEEFAHGAIPLVLISSYRIYQEKFPHWVVVTGFDDHFIYVHDSFVDREKGKTVTDCVNMPIPHKDFERMARYGKSGQRAVLIIRKPETTARKRTTRKR, from the coding sequence ATGATCCGCCCTGCCACAGCAGAAGACATCGACGCCCTGGTGGAGATCGAAAACCGCTGCTTCGATACCGATCGCCTGTCGCGGCGCAGCTTTCGCCACATGATCACCAAGGCCCATGCCGCGCTGCTGCTCGACGAGGACGGCGGCGCGGTGCGTGGCTATGTGTTGCTGCTGTTCAATGCCGGCACCTCGCTGGCGCGCATGTATTCCATCGCCGTCGACCCGCAGTATCGCGGCCGCGGCATCGGCCGGCAGTTGATGCTGGCGGCGGAGCAGGCGGCGCTGGCGCAGGATTGTGTCACCCTGCGTCTGGAGGTGCGCGTGGACAATGCCTCGTCCATCGCCCTGTACGAATCCATGGGTTACCGCCGTTTCGGTGTTTACGACGACTATTATGAAGACCACATGGACGCGCTGCGCTATGAAAAACGCCTGCTGCCGTCGCTGCGGCCGGACATGGCACGGGTGCCCTATTACGAGCAGACCCTGGAGTTCACCTGTGGCCCGGCGGCTTTGATGATGGCCATGGGGGCGCTGGACCCGGCCATCGAGCTGAACCGCCGCCTGGAACTGCGCCTGTGGCGCGAGTCCACCACGGTGTTCATGACCTCCGGTCACGGCGGCTGCGGGCCGTTCGGTCTGGCCCTGGCGGCCCATCACCGTGGTTTCGAGGTGGAGGTATACGTCAACGACGAGGGGGCGCTGTTCGTCGACTCGGTGCGGGCGGAGGAGAAGAAGGAGGTCATTCGTCTGGTGCAGGACGACTTCACCGAGGAGATGGCACAGCTCGGACTGCCGCTGCATTACCGTCGCATTACGGTGGGCGAGATGAAAGAGGAATTTGCGCACGGTGCTATCCCGCTGGTGCTGATAAGCTCCTATCGCATCTACCAGGAGAAGTTTCCGCACTGGGTGGTGGTGACCGGCTTTGATGACCACTTCATCTATGTGCACGACTCCTTCGTGGATCGCGAGAAGGGCAAGACTGTCACCGACTGCGTGAATATGCCTATCCCGCACAAGGATTTCGAGCGTATGGCGCGCTACGGCAAGTCCGGCCAGCGCGCCGTACTGATCATCCGCAAACCCGAGACGACCGCGCGCAAACGGACGACGCGCAAGAGGTAA